The Vanessa atalanta chromosome 4, ilVanAtal1.2, whole genome shotgun sequence genome segment TGCAGCAACTgcttttcttcttcttctgtcATTTCAGCAATACACCCTACCAAAAAATCAATCCtttcatgtttaaaaaatttttttgttgttgaaaTTTTAGCTCCTACACGATCTTCTAGTGAATATCTATAACAAGGCTCTATCACAAAACCAGCTTTTTTATCAAATACTCGAAGATAACGatatatctgaaaaaaataaagtaaaatgtaaacttTTTTACAAGTAAATAGCTTaagttaatatacaataataagtaaCTAACATGttctcttaatttattttgttgatgtttgtttttactaaaatgTCGAGGCATCCATTCCCCATTGGCAAGTTTTGTATAAGCTTTATTGTAATCTTGAGTTTGAATAAATTCTTTGATAATGTTTCTTAGTTCTtccttatttgtttttaaaggtCTATATCGAATATTCATTTTGTGTGTAGTAATTCCAAGATAAGGATCCACTATAAGTGCCGTAGCTAGGTCATCGTATTCAGACAATTCGCGAGGTGTCATGCCCATTGGCTGCATTTTGTGGAGCACTTGCCTCCCTGGATAAGTTGCGGATCCAACAACCATCCTGAACACCTAGAAAACAAAGACGCGACTGTTGTAGTTGGCACAATATAACTGTCTTAAAAACGACACATTGTTCCTTTTGCTTAACTTTACAATAACTTGCCTGTCTGGTTTTTAAATcagataaatttattcatagctGCAAATTAATTATCATGAAAGGAAACGAAGCATTAGATCCAAACCGAaacactaaatttataaaaggacAAATATGGCGGACGAACACGAAACTTAAAAAAGCGACACGTCAAAAAATTTCTCCCGTTTTCTCTTCAACAATCACATAATCCTAATATAATTTTGACGATATGTATAAggtatacattatacatttaagAACACTTACTTAAACTATTGAAAGTCCTtaaaattcatgtttttttttaaataacaactcTACTATCTTAAcacttcttaaaataaaactctaggttattcatataattcattcataacaaaaaattaagttaatatttgcgttaattaattcattattaattcatgattattaaattaataatatatagataatgtcCAAAAACTCAAAGGAACGCTGAAAAACAACCATGTTTTCTTGCACTTCATTCATACAGGTAGCATTTATGAAGATTTTGTCGTAGCCTTAATATCTATTAGAATTACATtagatcttatttatatatttaattacagtgttaattattgtttaaatgaaagtattcaaattaaaatatattatttatcttaaaacttCTAgtcaaaataagtttataatatactgAAATTTGTTGCATTCTTCACAAAtgcaaaaatacatatattcaccGATGGTAGACTAAAGTTACCATTATTATTCAAaggacatttataaattataattttataatttagtttttggcCTTTGATGAATACGtaacaaaatgatatatttcataaaataaggcATATTTTAACTAtgcattataacataaaatatatattggacattttaattttgtattgtgtGGTAATAATCCCAGGATTTGCTttgttatttaagaatttttgttGCATATCCGTTATAGATAAAGGgcgattatattaaaatcattttttaatgttgttaaaaAACCATTTTTGATATAAAGTATGATTTGACACAAATAAACTTTGAGAGTTAAGACGaccaaattaaattttgtaagaacaaaaataaaaaagcttttttcaaaaaaaaattaagagtgtGTCAAGTGCGTGCGGATTGTCAAAAcagcataatatataatttactgaaatataaaaagattaactttaagtaattatagaaaaaatattattctagcTCGTTAATTAATAATCTTGCTTATCGTTATCTTATTGAAGCGCAAAATTTTACGTTGAAAAACTGTTACGTACTTTTAATGCTAGCCCATTCAATATTCCGTTACTAGGTAAATACTGCGCTATTATAAGGGTGCTAAGAGTGGAGAGTTAATAAACCAACAGTTGATAtagccaaaaaatatattttccccTGCAACTTTAAGATAACTAAATACCTTAATATGAAGTTATAGGTAGCACAGAACATACGGATgattttttaatcgaaataaCTAATCAGAATCAGATTATCAAAaggaacaaaaaatatcaatcgaATAATGAAAAACAGTTCACGAAcagtaaaattatcaaaaatatatataaaaaaattatctctcCTGCCAACATAAGATAACTATCATAGTATCATAGAGTATAGTAAATGCCAAATGTAATCACAATTCAGATTTCAGAATCAGTCAATTAACCAATGTGCTAGTGTGTAGTCGGTACGAACCGTGTTCATTAAATTAGCGGACGAATAGgccaaattataaacaataatattgaacaaaatatttataaattgtattcaataagCTTCTGCTTGAATTGAAATACTTAATTTCTGGTCATTCCTTGATTTCCAAGCACAAATTAATAGTAAGTCCTTAGACCACACtttattaaatcttatcttTAGTTTCAGTTAACCTCGATAACTTTtatcgaaaattttaaaaataattataatagtgtaatattaacgtatgtattttaaatatatgtattttaaaaacatgttaatcttggttttattatgttaataatttcttactgtacaaataaaatgattattaaaaatatcaaaactttatgtgaatgataatataatttagtcacTTTGTGGACTACGAACTGGtgactaaataattataaaaagtttatcaCCATTACTCATTTTACGAGCTAttggaattgaaaaaaataaaatacttattactagaaaaatagaataaatataaatcttctttaatttaattttacaaattattcattttacttTTTAGCCTAGGCCAGCATGGCTCATTCATCCGGATcaaaaggaaatttaaaaagtgGCTTAATAGATTTCACAGCTGGATCACTGggtaatgttataataatgcaACAaactaatgtaaattttaacaattctcaaccttatattaataaataatttatatgtaacagGCGGGATAGCACTTGTGTATGTCGGACAACCTCTGGACACAGTGAAAGTAAAGATGCAAACATTTCCTCATCTTTACCAGGGAATGTTTAATTGCCTAAAACAAACACTTCGTAATGATGGTATAGTTAGGGGGTTGTATGCAGGCACAACACCTGCAGTTATGGCAAATATTGCTGAGAATTCTGTATTATTTGCAGCCTATGGATATTGTCAAAAATTTGTGTGTAATGTAATAGGAACTGAGGTAATATTACTTTATGgactttaataatacaaatatttaaattttcagatatgatatgatataatgtacatacatacacatacgtggatggataatataattatgtgatatatattGTTCCAGAGTGTTGAGGAACTTTCAATGGTGGGCAATGCATCAGCAGGATTCCTGGCAGCTTTTTTCTCATCTTTCACATTATGTCCAACAGAGTTAATCAAGTGTCAACTGCAGGCAATGAGAGAAGTTAACGCTCAAGGCTCACAAACAGCTGTATGATGACTCTCCTTTgggtatttcattaataattgacTTTTGagcaatataatcattttatatagcatttttttaaaccattttgTTTGAACAAAACCTATTGCATCATCTTACATGAGTTTATATAACCTTAATCCATTTTGTTCAATTTACTACaagaaaaaaagaagaaattttaTATGCTTTTTAGTTggcaataatattatcaaagcaataacttaaaatactttaacctttagtataatatttaatagtaaaaattaagtattatgatcatgtaaaattaatattaaactatggctttttttttatagtaaaatgtgtcttatttgaaaaatgcatttattttgtaaatttcatgtTTTGTTTGGGATGAGaaaaaaaacccaatatttaaattaaatcattattttatttttagctaaAGATAACCCCGCTACAGTTGACTCaacaaatattcaaacaatatgGAATACAAGGCTTATTCCGAGGACTTGTACCGACAATCATGAGGGAAATGCCAGGTTACTTCTTCTTCTTTGGTGGATATgaaggtataatatatttttttattatctacatttAATAGAGAATCCAACTTATTAATGGTTTTTAACATGGCACTGTTATTAGCCTATTATATATAGAACTGATACTACTACTGTTACATCTAGAAAAGATGGTGAAATTATCAGATTCTTAATTTAATCACATAATATCAGAAAGTTTTCTAAAATCATTATTTGCTTATGTATTCATTACAATTATCAGGTACAAGAGAATTATTATCCAAACCTGGTCAATCGAAGGATGAAATAGGTTTCGTAAAGACTATGATAGCTGGTGCAGTTGGAGGATTACTGTTGTGGACAATAATTTTTCCATCTGATGTTATAAAATCAAGAATACAAATATCAAACAAAAGTCAGAAATTCCTCACAGTTGGTCTGGATATAATTCAAAAAGAAGGTTTGTTATTCACTACTCTAAACAACTTGTTACCATTGTATATTCGTAAGAAAACTATAAACATCCATTAGGCATTTGATtatgttcgaaatttaatttacttataaattattcacttgTTTAAACCAGGAGTGCTGGCACTTTACAACGGCCTCAAACCAACGTTAGTAAGAACAATACCGGCGACTGCAGTTCTATTCGTCGTATATGAATATTCAAAGAAGATTATGCATCAGTCCTTTGGTGATTAAGTATGAGgctaaaagatatataatatttacaatataataaattaattgttatacttttaagtggcattttaaatacatatgttgCCCTTATTTCTTATTCAAACAAATAAGATAAAGTCAATCATTCAAggttaaattatgataaatattaaatcccTGATAATTAAATGGCGTATTATCTTCTAATATAAATGTACCGAATGCTATTGATAGTTTTTGCTTCGTTTCATTAATTTGCGtcgcaatattaattataatatcttttgttattatgttatgcacaaatttaaataaagtcacTGTAGCATCGATACTTAGTTGAGTCCTACAATGTTATCatcaagcaataaaaatataagtgtgTAAAgctcaatttataatttttgattactAAATGTTAATCTTTGCTAAGTTAGTTAAGATAATCCAGCCCTGCTCAAAACCACAGATACGTTCTTTCCGGAGAACGGTATTGTGAACATTTCTAACTTTTGGGTcgctgttaaaaaaatatcgagagaaaatcatatttttctGGGACTGACCCAAGACCCCGAGATCTGCAGATTACAGTCATAAAAGTTAGCTACTAGATGAATAGAACAACAACAAGGCACAACATTTAAAACTTGCTTTTTTATAGAGGTTGAACAAAAAGTAAGTAACACTGTGTTTTATGGTATGAAAGATAAAGTAGTTAAGTAGGTACCTATGTTAAGGTAAATAAACAATCATCTTTAAAGCTAAACATTGCCCATCCAATAATTTATTGTTGCGCTGATCTTTCCCGAAACGCAAATATTggcattatactttttaaaattattgctaaAACATGCTCATTCGaatttacaaatgaaatattaatatgtaatatgtcaatttttactttttaaatgttttaaacgaCAATTTATAGACCAATAAAAATCCtgattacacacacacacacctacTCGGTGTCTAGAACAGCATTCATGTTGTTTgatgttattgttattgaagTAAAACGTCATTTTATGGTGCATTATAATCTTATAGCtaattgtaacaattatttttttactaataatacaattaatctaTTAACGTATAAAGTTTGGTAAATGTCGAGTGataattatcaaatacaaaatatattaagctaCACAAGAAAATCCTACAAAAGTCGAAATGGGATGTCCTTAGAAGCGTTTACTAGTGCTAGAACTGAAGACGTAAATGAAGAATTGCTTGAATCGCCAAGGAGCGATAGGGTGACTGCAGATACTGCAAGTTGTAGTTGCGATTTAGATACAGAAGTGGAAATAGCTAACATTCTTCACAAAAAATGTCCTGTTATAGCATTAGCTCAACAGCAACTTCAACGGCTTCTGGACGAAACTGATAAGTTACTTTGTGATAATACACGGTGTTGCAGGTAGATTAACTCAATTTATCTCTTTCTGGGATGAAAAGTAGCATTTTATAGGTATACACCAAATGAGACTATCAGAAAActtgatatatttgtataattatcactGTTCAGTTTTAACCTTGTTTAGTCACTTACTACTAATATAAATACGGATTATTACTACAAAGTCCAGCGACATAAACCCTAGTCTAACTTGAATTGCGTCGAAGCAGGATTGAGCGTGTTCGTTCATAATAGAAGTAGGGTACCAACTGATATAAGACTATTCTTACGTATTTCAACATTTCCTTTGTAAATTACAGGCTTAGAACAGAAACCGTTGAAACTGTTAGTAACTTTATTTAgctttcttaaaattattgtagCTCTTCGGTTAAGTaacttataaaagtaaaagtgcCTGGGCAGTAAAAATAGCAATAGGTTCTGAAGTAgggattaataattattcgttaCTAAAGgtatattacaaatgaaattaagAGGTTAAGatcattttctattatttttgtaagtattgATTCGTACGATAAGGTTAACCAAAATGTTTCAAGATTGAGTGTGCCAAACTGCAGTGAAGGGGTCGAATGTTCTGATTTTTTCTTTCCACATATTTACTGCCCGCTACATAATCATATTCTCAagactattttgtttttaggtCGATCTATGATTATTTCCTTTTAGGTAAGGAAGTATTATGGAATCAAAATAAATGCCAATGTACGCTTATAATCATgataatattcacatttatcGTCGGCCTTATACTTGGTGCTGCTTCGTGTGGAACGAACCTGCGGAAATTCAATAGCCCTCTTCTTACATGCATTGATAACTATTTTATACCTGAAACTTATTCAGCTCATGACGATTTATTTAGTGCTATTGTTTGAAATATCTGTAAGTCTTGtcgaaatgtaaaaaaaattaacgaatctaacacataaattaaaattcctaatatacacacatatgaaatgtttttcattttttaaagagTTTTATAAGAGAAATGGACACTAGATATTGTACACAGAATGCAATTAATACACTGcacttttttaaatcttaacaaaattatttatttcagcctCTCCATAATCTAGAATATCGGGAG includes the following:
- the LOC125077941 gene encoding mitochondrial ornithine transporter 1 translates to MAHSSGSKGNLKSGLIDFTAGSLGGIALVYVGQPLDTVKVKMQTFPHLYQGMFNCLKQTLRNDGIVRGLYAGTTPAVMANIAENSVLFAAYGYCQKFVCNVIGTESVEELSMVGNASAGFLAAFFSSFTLCPTELIKCQLQAMREVNAQGSQTALKITPLQLTQQIFKQYGIQGLFRGLVPTIMREMPGYFFFFGGYEGTRELLSKPGQSKDEIGFVKTMIAGAVGGLLLWTIIFPSDVIKSRIQISNKSQKFLTVGLDIIQKEGVLALYNGLKPTLVRTIPATAVLFVVYEYSKKIMHQSFGD
- the LOC125077942 gene encoding uncharacterized protein LOC125077942, which codes for MSSDNYQIQNILSYTRKSYKSRNGMSLEAFTSARTEDVNEELLESPRSDRVTADTASCSCDLDTEVEIANILHKKCPVIALAQQQLQRLLDETDKLLCDNTRCCRSIYDYFLLGKEVLWNQNKCQCTLIIMIIFTFIVGLILGAASCGTNLRKFNSPLLTCIDNYFIPETYSAHDDLFSAIV